In Daphnia magna isolate NIES linkage group LG5, ASM2063170v1.1, whole genome shotgun sequence, a single genomic region encodes these proteins:
- the LOC123466336 gene encoding phosphatidylinositol 4-phosphate 3-kinase C2 domain-containing subunit beta-like produces the protein MDHPVANFTCDISSRVDHVISHVVCELGATTQLKSEEYAPKVWGMAEFLLPNSCLCDYEYFHHCIKLEKDVLVCLLHIDEVPRPLLRAAEDDIKDIEIKVDDLLSREPGDAFTHATVSVVIDIIHGEIDRLLVNSSNTQPEGLLQSIKDGVWHCKFQVSRFLSELYRL, from the exons ATGGACCACCCCGTCGCCAATTTCACATGTGATATTAGCAGTCGAGTAGATCACGTTATAAGCCACGTCGTTTGTGAATTGGGTGCCACCACTCAGCTCAAGTCGGAAGAATATGCACCCAAGGTCTGGGGCATGGCCGAATTTTTATTACCCAATTCGTGCCTTTGCGACTACGAGTACTTCCACCACTGTATCAAACtggaaaaggatgtcttgGTGTGTCTGCTTCATATAGACGAAGTGCCCAGGCCTTTGCTTAGGGCTGCAGAAGATGACATCAAAGATATTGAAATCAAAGTTGACGATCTGCTGTCTAGAGAGCCGGGAGATGCATTCACTCACGCGACGGTCTCCGTTGTCATCGACATCATTCACGGAGAAATTGATCGACTCTTGGTAAACTCTAGCAACACACAACCCGAAGGTCTGCTGCAGTCCATCAAAG ATGGTGTTTGGCACTGCAAGTTCCAGGTCAGTCGCTTTCTTTCCGAACTGTATCGTCTTTGA
- the LOC116928708 gene encoding uncharacterized protein LOC116928708, which produces MSQRGVYELAFPILEKTHYQMIITDTICISIDHFIALEEDIGQARTENSVRTTITKDFMEGKHLSTNSAFEVLSKEESIAAQPVNCASAMKMMKKMGWSEGTRLGAKKQGIVEPIKSDVIVGRKGIGYDGSGGKNSKVLSKEESIAAQPVNCAAAMKMMKKMGWSEGTGLGAKKQGIVEPIKSDVIVGRKGIGYDGSGGKNSFVKLIRRYLNNYMNSFSVHNIIFSNEFSTDQRKRIHLIARKLKLHSSSIGREPNRQLTVRRSRRKRPLVELLNELFESQGEDPLFEKMYLIPPTE; this is translated from the exons ATGTCGCAGAGAGGCGTCTACGAACTGGCGTTTCCTATTTTGGAAAAAACACATTATCAGATGATCATTACTGATACAATCTGCATTTCAATCGACCACTTCATAGCGCTGGAGGAAGACATCGGACAAGCTCGAACGGAAAACTCAGTGAGGACCACCATAACAAAGGACTTCATGGAAGGAAAACATTTATCCACAAATAGTGCCTTCGAGGTCTTGTCCAAAGAAGAAAGTATTGCAGCGCAACCGGTTAACTGTGCCTCTGCTatgaaaatgatgaagaagatggGGTGGAGTGAGGGAACCAGACTTGGTGCAAAGAAACAAGGGATTGTGGAACCTATAAA atCTGATGTCATTGTCGGCAGAAAAGGCATTGGATATGATGGCTCTGGAGGCAAAAATTCAAAGGTCTTGTCCAAAGAAGAAAGTATTGCAGCGCAACCGGTTAACTGTGCCGCTGCTatgaaaatgatgaagaagatggGGTGGAGTGAGGGAACCGGACTTGGTGCAAAGAAACAAGGGATTGTGGAACCTATAAA atCTGATGTGATTGTCGGCAGAAAAGGCATTGGATATGATGGCTCTGGAGGAAAAAATTCATTTGTCAAGCTAATTCGCCGTTACCTAAACAATTATATGAACAGTTTTTCTGTGCACAACATCATTTTTTCCAACGAGTTTTCTACTGACCAAAGAAAACGAATTCAttt AATTGCCCGTAAATTGAAATTGCATTCATCGAGTATTGGAAGAGAACCCAATCGCCAACTGACCGTTCGCCGATCGCGTAGAAAACGGCCTCTCGTTGAACTTCTCAATGAGTTGTTTGAATCCCAAGGAGAAGATcccctttttgaaaaaatgtatcTAATTCCTCCAACGGAATAG
- the LOC116928709 gene encoding uncharacterized protein LOC116928709 gives MGSYLGRYLCEWTPEPIASISTSNSNARDSEKSADDIDLSISLTVDSDNGADSDDSSDDRMSLSSFYSNASRPCSILVNVSDSECVLVNLDCNQSSDRGLWLQPFSSELVDFWIEKGPIACQNNDGAFLKSKRVYNAKGKRKKTSFLKDLQTGNTLRLCLDITKKVLTTSSVSALISNTNHFQDFVVSIVN, from the exons ATGGGTAGTTATCTGGGTAGGTATCTGTGCGAATGG ACACCTGAACCTATAGCCTCCATTTCAACGAGCAACAGTAACGCCCGAGATTCTGAGAAGTCAGCCGATGATATTGATTTATCAATATCACTAACCGTGGATAGTGATAATGGAGCCGATAGTGATGATTCATCTGACGACAGGATGTCTCTTTCAAGTTTTTATTCTAATGCTAGTCGCCCCTGTTCCATTCTGGTCAACGTGTCCGACTCCGAATGTGTTTTAGTGAATTTGGATTGTAATCAATCATCTGATCGCGGCTTGTGGCTTCAGCCCTTTTCATCCGAACTAGTTGACTTTTGGATTGAAAAGGGTCCGATTGcttgtcaaaacaatgacGGTGCTTTCTTGAAATCAAAGCGAGTTTACAACGCCAAAG gcaaaaggaagaaaaccaGTTTTCTAAAGGATTTGCAGACTGGAAACACGCTTCGACTATGCTTGGATATCACGAAAAAAGTGCTCACCACGTCAAGTGTATCCGCACTTATATCGAACACAAATCACTTTCAAGACTTCGTCGTGTCGATTGTGAATTAG
- the LOC116929712 gene encoding uncharacterized protein LOC116929712 — translation MNKKSKTSVRYPCKVLRFSDSLLALNTLCKNLVDGSMTLKELEEERLALGEQAKDNGVMKKLTQTKEDIADEVSDGDDKDMLRGKRKRTPSTKLKDSKLPLEKKKAVSTKFVKKTATQKRKHSKEVGKKIIKELNRLEDDEEDKAVSSNSDANESNSSVEEDEIDDQDLLEQEMGIVPQSVTRKQKNKQSSTKKNMVSTQSFELAGLKSFTRLSRAGLSDSSHFSSTSAFGQLNVDENQDVDENQEKDCSKCSNFESRIMKLQSDLSISYAKNGTLRDQLTSSDAKLKELQALICYYEVSRPTTKLGWDIQKLIEAHVSGPVMMGNFKSSTDEYPDEPFGQQFSAWKSQKAVHVPEVDLRHNSPPLPALKKTIPPTAGLNVESISNVKTAPLIVHASENGSSDDNKELTEEIRFPIPDSVLDLFSTKTLSNFVGKTMEYLHPDGDYLATRNLSDRNMSAQKIQAGNASDKIPMTEEEIQQVVGSSLIIKTMFTFKI, via the exons ATGAATAAGAAGAGTAAGACATCTGTACGGTACCCTTGTAAAGTGCTTCGATTCTCAg ATAGCTTACTTGCCTTAAACACATTATGCAAAAATCTTGTTGATGGATCAATGACTTTAAAGGAATTGGAAGAAGAACGGTTAGCTCTGGGTGAGCAAGCTAAAGACAATGGAGTCATGAAGAAGTTGACACAGACAAAAGAAGATATTGCCGATGAAGTTAGTGATGGTGATGATAAAGACATGTTGAGAGGGAAGAGGAAACGAACTCCATCGACGAAGTTGAAAGACAGCAAATTACccttggagaaaaagaaagctgTCTCGACCAAGTTTGTGAAGAAAACTGCTACTCAGAAAAGAAAGCATTCAAAGGAAGTTGGCAAAAAGATTATAAAGGAGTTAAATCGCCTTGAA GATGATGAAGAGGACAAAGCTGTTTCTAGCAACAGTGATGCCAACGAATCAAATAGCAGTGTAGAAGAGGATGAAATTGACGACCAGGATTTGTTAGAACAAGAAATGGGAATCGTTCCACAGAGTGTAacgagaaagcaaaaaaacaagcaGTCTTCAACGAAGAAAAACATGGTCTCAACACAGTCATTCGaa CTTGCAGGTTTAAAGTCATTTACTCGACTCAGTCGAGCAGGCTTAAGCGACAGttcacatttttcttccaCTTCGGCATTCGGCCAG TTAAATGTTGATGAAAATCAAGATGTTGatgaaaatcaagaaaaagactGTTCCAAATGTTCAAATTTTGAATCGCGAATAATGAAATTGCAGTCTGATCTGTCTATTTCTTACGCTAAAAATGGAACTCTGCGAGATCAACTGACTAGTAGCGATGCCAAACTAAAAGAACTGCAAGCATTAATTTGTTATTACGAAG TCTCACGGCCGACTACAAAACTTGGATGGGACATTCAGAAACTGATTGAAGCACATGTAAGTGGGCCGGTCATGATGGGAAACTTCAAGTCCAGCACCGATGAATATCCCGATGAACCATTTGGTCAGCAGTTTTCAGCATGGAAGTCTCAAAAGGCCGTTCATGTTCCTGAAGTAGATCTTCGCCATAATTCTCCTCCACTGCCGGCACTTAAAAAGACCATTCCTCCGACAGCTGGTCTTAATGTTGAATCGATTTCTAATGTGAAAACTGCTCCTTTGATAGTGCACGCCTCTGAGAATGGATCATCAGACGATAATAAG GAGTTGACCGAAGAAATCCGATTTCCAATCCCTGATAGCGTCTTAGATTTATTCTCTACAAAAACATTGTCAAATTTCGTTGGGAAAACCATGGAATATTTGCACCCTGATGGTGACTACTTGGCAACACGTAATCTCTCAGACAGAAACATGTCAGCACAGAAAATTCAAGCTGGAAACGCCAGTGACAAAATCCCAATGACGGAAGAGGAAATACAGCAAGTCGTTGGTAGTTCACTAATTATTAAAACcatgtttacatttaaaatttaa
- the LOC116929714 gene encoding uncharacterized protein LOC116929714, with translation MPKSCRPKSYNNYLRSLKADNIPEIPRSTLWRKGLQAGTRQGTATQTAPDGHHDPDIQQDDAVTADHYQQQPPLPDYNHDSDSEGDLEDLLNATVGVDELLNNQPEDDDNNRDSDEGNEPVFLGLTMTKSQLLALVFAFILRHHLSKTCLQDLLSILCSLIPNCIPKSKYSFYKEFSQPSTKVILHYKCPVCESYLGEDLSLDQVFFASSARLILLLNGVISQKTISLLVLLNNN, from the exons ATGCCTAAGTCATGCCGGCCAAAATCTTACAACAACTACCTTCGATCTCTAAAGGCTGACAACATTCCAGAAATACCAAGAAGTACATTGTGGCGTAAGGGACTTCAAGCTGGTACACGACAAGGTACTGCAACTCAAACTGCACCTGATGGCCATCACGATCCTGACATTCAGCAAGATGATGCTGTGACCGCTGATCATTACCAGCAACAACCACCACTACCTGATTACAATCATGATTCTGATTCTG AAGGAGACTTGGAAGATCTTCTCAACGCTACGGTTGGGGTTGACGAATTATTAAACAACCAGCCAGAAGACGATGACAACAACCGTGATTCTGATGAAGGTAACGAGCCTGTTTTTCTAGGCCTTACTATGACAAAAAGCCAACTGTTAGCGTTGGTATTCGCATTCATCCTTCGACATCATCTTTCTAAGACGTGTCTCCAAGACCTGCTTTCAATATTGTGTTCCCTCATTCCTAATTGCATTCCAAAGTCTAAATACTCATTCTATAAAGAATTCTCTCAGCCCTCCACCAAAGTGATTCTGCATTATAAGTGCCCCGTCTGTGAGTCGTATTTGGGAGAGGATTTGTCGTTGGACCAGGTTTTTTTTGCGAGTTCTGCCAGGCTCATTTTACTGCTAAACGGTGTTATAAGTCAAAAGACTATTTCCTTACTAGTTCTATtgaacaacaactga